A DNA window from Guyparkeria halophila contains the following coding sequences:
- a CDS encoding ExbD/TolR family protein: MAFGRLDDHDEPMAEMNVIPLVDVMLVLLVVFIVAAPVITHSVTLDLPKASSERQAEDPESVTLSLDDQGQLYLDDKPVSEQRLESVLVQARRDNDELVVYLRADQSVPYRLVARAMATVKTAGIERLGFVSEPETP; this comes from the coding sequence ATGGCCTTCGGTCGACTTGACGATCACGATGAACCGATGGCGGAGATGAACGTCATCCCGCTGGTCGACGTGATGCTGGTGCTGCTGGTGGTATTCATCGTCGCCGCGCCGGTGATCACCCACTCGGTCACCCTGGATCTCCCCAAGGCGAGCAGCGAGCGGCAGGCGGAGGACCCCGAGTCGGTCACCCTGTCGCTCGACGACCAGGGCCAGCTGTATCTCGACGACAAGCCGGTCTCGGAGCAGCGCCTGGAAAGCGTGCTCGTCCAGGCCCGCCGCGACAACGACGAACTGGTCGTCTACCTGCGCGCCGACCAATCCGTGCCCTACCGGCTGGTCGCCCGCGCCATGGCCACGGTCAAGACCGCCGGCATCGAACGCCTCGGCTTTGTCTCGGAACCGGAAACGCCATGA
- a CDS encoding ADP-ribosylglycohydrolase family protein has translation MTNREDIKDRAAGAIMGAFVGDALGLGPHWYYNLDELRRDYGEWIDGYTAPKPGRYHEGLKAGQLSQAGVILDLMLRSLVAANGYDEADFCRRLDDDLFPMLDGTPAAGPGGYTSQSIRDAWRKRVEYGLPWGEVGGHADTTEAIERTLAIAVRYAFQPKKLAAAIAGNTTLTQVDETVVSMTVAHGALLAQLVQGQRLDAEISARLMALVKRGDLPFHAVTSDDLQPPQPGQPDPPRAGRFASPDALLTPSFIAAAAADPGVRIEPPWKVSLVYGMPCAIYHQLPAAYYLSAKFADDFEAAVLHAVNGGGQNMARAMLTGALTGAQVGLSGIPQRFIDGLENVGELQRRAERVASAVAADGLP, from the coding sequence ATGACCAATCGCGAAGATATAAAAGACCGTGCCGCCGGCGCGATCATGGGGGCCTTCGTCGGCGATGCCCTGGGGTTGGGTCCGCACTGGTACTACAACCTCGACGAGTTGCGTCGGGACTACGGCGAATGGATCGACGGTTATACCGCCCCCAAGCCCGGTCGCTACCACGAGGGCCTCAAGGCAGGCCAGCTCTCCCAGGCGGGGGTTATCCTCGACTTGATGCTGCGTTCGCTGGTCGCGGCGAATGGTTACGACGAAGCCGATTTCTGTCGGCGGCTGGATGATGACCTCTTCCCAATGCTCGATGGCACCCCGGCCGCCGGTCCCGGCGGTTACACCAGCCAGTCCATCCGTGATGCCTGGCGAAAACGGGTCGAGTACGGCTTGCCCTGGGGTGAAGTCGGCGGCCACGCCGACACCACCGAAGCCATTGAACGCACGCTTGCCATTGCCGTGCGCTATGCATTCCAGCCCAAGAAACTGGCTGCAGCCATTGCCGGCAACACCACGCTCACTCAGGTGGACGAAACGGTGGTCTCCATGACCGTGGCGCACGGTGCGCTGCTGGCCCAGCTGGTTCAGGGGCAACGCCTGGATGCGGAAATCTCCGCTCGGCTGATGGCCTTGGTGAAACGTGGCGATTTGCCGTTTCATGCCGTCACCAGCGATGACTTGCAGCCTCCCCAGCCGGGGCAGCCGGACCCGCCCCGGGCCGGTCGTTTTGCCTCGCCCGATGCCTTGCTGACCCCGTCATTCATCGCCGCGGCGGCTGCCGATCCCGGGGTGCGCATCGAGCCGCCCTGGAAAGTCTCCCTGGTGTACGGCATGCCCTGCGCCATTTATCACCAGCTGCCGGCGGCCTACTACCTCTCGGCAAAATTTGCCGACGATTTCGAGGCGGCGGTATTGCACGCGGTCAATGGCGGTGGCCAGAACATGGCCCGGGCGATGCTGACCGGGGCGCTGACGGGGGCGCAGGTGGGTCTCAGCGGAATCCCGCAGCGGTTTATCGACGGGTTGGAAAACGTCGGCGAGTTGCAGCGGCGGGCCGAGCGAGTGGCCTCCGCGGTGGCAGCCGACGGTCTTCCATGA
- a CDS encoding TonB-dependent receptor family protein, with protein sequence MTFRPARRGALAAAIATALSAPATLAFAQDSTQAVPVTASPVLDRISIVGGADAIRDVAGSAHVLDHDKLETIPGNDSMKVLRQVPGVYVTEEEGHGLFPNISIRGANQDRNSRITVMEDGVMIAPAPYAAPAAYYFPNIARMHSVEVRKGSSSIEYGPYTVGGALNMTSTPIPGEAQGRVRVSAGERDARRLHAWYGNSEETFGYLLETYQDNADGFRDLDTPQRGTENPGYEIQNYLGKFRLNTPASAERYQELELKLARDEKTIDETYLGLTREDYEATPYRRYAGSAIDQMNTEHTQYQLRHFIEVTPDLDVTTTLYRNEFHRNWYKLNDVDGTGISTILAKPDANSDEMSWITGANDGDLRGHIKANNREYVSQGIESRANWRIATGDIDHHLKFGLRYHEDEIDRFQWQDEYDMVDGSLVLTDRGELGGAGNRVTEAKTIAAFVQDRMDFGRLAVTPGLRYESIDIDRTRYADADRSTVSRDDESADYDVLIPGLGATFDVNQNWQLLAGVYKGFAPTGVGEADEEEAINWEAGVRYQDGAFQSEVIGFLNDYENLVGVCTASTGGGCTIGDSFDGGEVQVRGLEALAVYDLGAARDWAVKVPLRVAYTWTDTEFQNSFDSDYGAWGDVQKGDELPNTPEHQLSVSAGVEGERFGVHATANYVGETRAVAGSGSIPASEKVDARTIFDLSANYRLTRNAKLFATVENLTDETYVAAIRPAGFRVGKPRTVMVGAQFDF encoded by the coding sequence ATGACCTTCCGACCCGCCCGACGCGGGGCACTGGCTGCCGCCATCGCCACCGCACTGAGCGCCCCGGCCACTTTGGCATTCGCCCAGGACAGCACCCAGGCCGTACCGGTCACCGCCAGCCCGGTGCTCGACCGCATCTCGATCGTCGGCGGGGCCGATGCCATCCGCGACGTCGCCGGCTCGGCACACGTGCTCGATCACGACAAACTGGAAACCATTCCCGGCAACGATTCGATGAAGGTGCTGCGCCAGGTGCCCGGCGTCTACGTCACCGAGGAGGAAGGCCACGGCCTGTTTCCCAACATCTCCATCCGCGGCGCGAACCAGGATCGCAACAGCCGCATCACGGTGATGGAGGATGGCGTGATGATCGCCCCGGCCCCCTACGCCGCGCCGGCCGCCTACTACTTCCCCAACATCGCGCGCATGCACTCGGTCGAGGTGCGCAAGGGCTCATCGTCGATCGAGTACGGCCCCTACACCGTTGGCGGCGCACTGAACATGACCTCCACGCCCATCCCGGGCGAGGCACAGGGGCGCGTGCGCGTTTCCGCCGGCGAACGCGATGCTCGTCGCCTGCACGCCTGGTACGGCAACAGCGAGGAGACCTTTGGCTACCTGCTCGAGACCTACCAGGACAATGCCGATGGCTTCCGTGACCTGGATACCCCCCAGCGCGGCACGGAAAACCCCGGCTACGAGATCCAGAACTACCTGGGCAAGTTCCGCCTCAACACCCCGGCCAGCGCCGAGCGCTACCAGGAACTGGAACTCAAGCTCGCCCGCGATGAAAAGACCATCGACGAGACCTATCTGGGCCTGACCCGCGAGGATTACGAGGCCACGCCCTATCGCCGCTACGCCGGCTCGGCGATCGACCAGATGAACACCGAGCACACCCAGTACCAGCTGCGTCACTTCATCGAGGTCACCCCGGATCTCGACGTCACCACGACGCTCTACCGCAACGAGTTCCACCGCAACTGGTACAAGCTCAATGATGTCGACGGGACGGGGATCTCCACCATCCTCGCCAAACCGGATGCCAACAGTGACGAGATGAGCTGGATCACCGGTGCCAATGACGGTGACCTGCGCGGCCACATCAAGGCCAACAACCGCGAGTACGTCTCGCAGGGCATCGAGTCGCGCGCCAACTGGCGGATTGCCACTGGCGACATCGACCATCACCTGAAATTCGGCCTGCGCTACCACGAGGACGAGATCGACCGCTTCCAGTGGCAGGACGAGTACGACATGGTCGACGGCTCGCTGGTACTCACCGATCGTGGCGAGCTCGGCGGCGCCGGCAACCGCGTCACCGAGGCCAAGACCATCGCCGCCTTCGTCCAGGACCGCATGGACTTCGGCAGACTGGCCGTCACCCCGGGCCTGCGCTACGAGTCGATCGACATCGACCGCACCCGCTACGCCGATGCCGATCGGAGCACCGTCTCGCGTGATGACGAATCGGCCGACTACGACGTCCTGATCCCGGGGCTGGGCGCGACCTTCGACGTCAACCAGAACTGGCAACTGCTCGCCGGCGTCTACAAGGGCTTCGCGCCCACCGGCGTGGGCGAGGCCGACGAGGAAGAGGCGATCAACTGGGAGGCCGGCGTGCGTTACCAGGACGGCGCGTTCCAGTCCGAGGTGATCGGCTTCCTCAACGACTACGAGAACCTGGTCGGGGTGTGCACCGCCTCCACCGGCGGCGGCTGCACCATCGGCGACAGCTTCGACGGTGGCGAGGTACAGGTTCGCGGTCTCGAGGCACTCGCCGTGTACGACCTGGGCGCGGCACGCGACTGGGCCGTCAAGGTCCCGCTGCGCGTGGCCTACACCTGGACCGACACCGAGTTCCAGAACAGCTTTGACTCCGACTACGGCGCCTGGGGCGACGTGCAGAAGGGCGACGAATTGCCCAACACCCCCGAGCACCAGCTCTCCGTGTCAGCGGGCGTGGAAGGCGAGCGCTTCGGCGTGCATGCCACCGCCAACTACGTCGGCGAGACCCGCGCCGTGGCCGGCAGCGGTTCCATCCCGGCTAGCGAGAAGGTCGATGCGCGCACCATCTTCGACCTGTCGGCAAACTACCGGCTGACCAGGAACGCCAAGCTGTTCGCCACGGTGGAAAACCTCACCGACGAAACCTACGTCGCCGCGATCCGTCCGGCCGGTTTCCGGGTCGGCAAGCCGCGGACCGTGATGGTCGGGGCACAGTTCGACTTCTGA
- the hemP gene encoding hemin uptake protein HemP, with the protein MNDINRPAKPPAPPSAADRQPPDGERCIDSQHLMSPDGQCWICHDGQRYQLRITAANKLILTK; encoded by the coding sequence ATGAACGACATTAACCGACCAGCCAAGCCACCAGCGCCCCCGTCAGCTGCCGACCGGCAGCCCCCGGACGGCGAGCGCTGCATCGACAGCCAGCACCTGATGTCCCCCGACGGACAATGCTGGATCTGCCACGACGGCCAGCGCTACCAGTTGCGGATAACCGCCGCCAACAAACTGATTCTTACCAAGTAA
- a CDS encoding mechanosensitive ion channel family protein yields the protein MQEGFGAGVLALWQAPLYQAGETTIHLSQLVIALLVIVLGFLLVRYVGRTLSRRIDKDSRVSAQRAHVIRKMVAYVGYLTIVLMALPIAGIPITVFAILGGALAIGVGFGAQNLLNNLISGIILLVEHPIKIGDVVELETDRGRVEDIGNRCVRIRRFDGVHVLVPNSYFLEQRVTNWTLVSNEVRGGVTVGVAYGSPTRRVEQLMLQAAMEQRAIDDSLANPEVLFEDFGDNSLVFTVFFWTRVQVATDLRRLQSTIRFRIDELFAEDGIVIAFPQRDVHLDTSDPLPLRMVDE from the coding sequence ATGCAGGAAGGTTTCGGAGCAGGGGTGTTGGCCCTCTGGCAGGCCCCTCTGTACCAGGCGGGCGAAACGACCATCCACCTGAGCCAGTTGGTGATAGCGCTTCTCGTCATCGTGCTGGGCTTTTTGCTGGTGCGTTACGTGGGGCGCACGCTATCGCGTCGCATCGACAAGGATTCGCGCGTATCGGCCCAGCGGGCGCACGTGATCCGCAAGATGGTCGCCTACGTGGGCTATCTGACCATCGTCCTCATGGCCCTCCCGATCGCCGGCATTCCGATCACGGTGTTTGCCATTCTGGGTGGTGCGCTCGCCATCGGTGTGGGTTTTGGTGCCCAGAATCTGCTCAACAACCTGATCTCGGGCATCATTCTGCTGGTCGAACACCCCATCAAGATTGGCGATGTCGTCGAGCTGGAGACCGACAGGGGGCGCGTCGAGGATATCGGGAATCGTTGCGTGCGCATCCGGCGTTTCGACGGGGTGCATGTGCTGGTGCCGAACAGTTACTTTCTCGAGCAACGTGTCACCAACTGGACACTGGTGTCCAACGAGGTGCGTGGTGGGGTAACGGTAGGCGTGGCCTACGGCTCACCCACCCGCCGGGTGGAACAGCTGATGTTGCAGGCCGCGATGGAGCAAAGGGCCATTGACGACAGCCTGGCGAATCCCGAGGTGCTGTTCGAGGACTTCGGCGACAACAGCCTGGTTTTTACCGTGTTCTTCTGGACGCGGGTTCAGGTGGCCACGGACCTTCGTCGACTCCAATCGACCATCCGATTCCGTATTGATGAGCTGTTTGCCGAAGACGGGATCGTGATTGCCTTCCCGCAACGTGATGTGCACCTGGATACCAGCGATCCCCTGCCACTTCGCATGGTCGATGAGTGA
- a CDS encoding MotA/TolQ/ExbB proton channel family protein: MDILLVFDHGDAVLVGVFVTLLIMSLATWAVAATKLFALIQRRRATRHSMQVIAHSHRAAELEARLADRDDPTAALAQAGLQAVRDYRGPLEGDAQARQRLDEALIRGIRQALDRQETRLQAGQLLFATVGSLAPFVGLFGTVWGIYGALIDLSSAQSVSMGLVAGPLGEALVATAAGLAAAIPAVLFFNLFNRSHRLYRQTLDAAAHDVHSLLMHDDQLAEWARRSGKAASRHAAAPSTARAAEV; encoded by the coding sequence TAGGAGTCTTCGTCACCCTGCTGATCATGTCGCTGGCGACCTGGGCGGTCGCCGCCACCAAGCTGTTCGCCCTGATCCAGCGACGTCGCGCGACACGTCACAGCATGCAGGTCATCGCGCACAGCCATCGCGCCGCCGAACTCGAGGCACGCCTGGCCGACCGCGACGACCCGACCGCCGCCCTCGCCCAGGCCGGCTTGCAGGCCGTGCGCGACTATCGCGGCCCGCTCGAGGGCGATGCCCAGGCCCGCCAACGACTCGACGAGGCCCTGATCCGCGGCATCCGCCAGGCGCTCGACCGCCAGGAAACCCGGCTGCAGGCGGGCCAATTACTGTTCGCCACCGTCGGCTCGCTCGCCCCGTTCGTGGGGCTGTTCGGCACCGTCTGGGGTATCTACGGCGCGCTGATCGACCTGTCCTCGGCGCAAAGCGTCTCGATGGGCTTGGTCGCGGGCCCGCTGGGCGAGGCGCTGGTTGCCACCGCCGCGGGCCTGGCCGCCGCGATCCCGGCCGTGCTGTTCTTCAACCTGTTCAATCGCAGCCATCGGCTGTACCGCCAGACACTGGATGCCGCCGCCCACGACGTCCATTCGCTACTGATGCACGACGACCAGCTGGCCGAGTGGGCACGCAGAAGCGGCAAGGCGGCCAGCCGGCACGCGGCCGCCCCGTCCACCGCCCGGGCGGCGGAGGTCTGA
- a CDS encoding IS3 family transposase (programmed frameshift), translating to MGRRHFSAAFKLEATSLVLDQGYTVPEACASLNIGDTALRRWVKQARAEREGTVPAGHAPLTEEHRRIAELEAKVKRLEQEKAILKKANGSLRRGRDATFAVIDRLGEPANVAFVCRTLGVPRSSYYHYRERKGREVDVDRLELRAQARRYFHESRGSAGSRTLRGRFAADGIAIGRFKVRRLMREANLVSRQPRRAPYKHARQEKPDVPNRLGRAFAVEQPNQVWCGDITYLWVEGRWCYLAVVMDLFARRVVGWAVSDSPDARLAESALSHAWQQRGRPRHILFHSDQGVQYAAASYAAALSRFGMEPSMSRRGNCWDNAPMERLFRSFKSEWMPHRGYGSIAEARRDAGAYLMGYYDSVRPHQYLDGQTPAETEKSLNELSKIA from the exons ATGGGACGACGACATTTTTCAGCCGCGTTCAAGCTCGAGGCGACCAGCCTGGTGCTGGATCAGGGCTACACGGTGCCCGAGGCATGCGCTTCGCTGAACATCGGCGATACTGCACTACGTCGGTGGGTTAAGCAGGCCCGTGCCGAGCGGGAGGGTACCGTCCCGGCGGGCCATGCCCCGTTGACCGAGGAGCACCGCCGCATCGCCGAGCTGGAAGCCAAGGTCAAACGCCTGGAGCAGGAGAAAGCCATCCTAAAAAAGGCGA ACGGCTCTCTTCGTCGAGGACGAGACGCGACATTCGCGGTGATCGACCGACTGGGAGAGCCTGCCAACGTAGCCTTTGTCTGTCGGACGCTGGGTGTTCCCCGATCCAGTTACTACCACTACCGCGAGCGGAAGGGCCGTGAAGTGGACGTCGACCGGCTTGAGCTTCGAGCCCAGGCAAGGCGGTACTTTCACGAAAGCCGGGGGTCAGCCGGCAGCCGCACGCTGCGGGGTCGTTTCGCGGCCGACGGCATAGCGATCGGCCGATTCAAGGTCCGCCGGCTCATGCGGGAGGCCAACCTCGTCAGCCGACAGCCACGCCGGGCCCCGTACAAGCACGCCCGGCAAGAAAAACCCGACGTGCCGAACCGGCTGGGCCGAGCGTTCGCCGTCGAACAGCCCAACCAGGTCTGGTGTGGTGACATCACCTACCTCTGGGTCGAGGGCCGATGGTGTTACCTAGCGGTGGTCATGGACCTGTTTGCCCGTCGGGTCGTCGGCTGGGCCGTCTCGGACTCGCCGGATGCCCGGTTGGCCGAGAGCGCCTTGTCGCATGCCTGGCAGCAACGGGGGCGACCCCGCCACATCCTGTTCCACTCCGACCAGGGTGTGCAGTACGCCGCGGCTTCTTATGCCGCGGCCCTGTCCCGTTTTGGCATGGAACCGAGCATGAGCCGGCGGGGCAACTGCTGGGACAACGCGCCGATGGAGCGACTTTTCCGCAGCTTCAAGAGCGAGTGGATGCCCCACCGAGGCTATGGCTCGATCGCCGAGGCGAGACGAGATGCCGGCGCCTACTTGATGGGCTACTACGATTCGGTCCGCCCGCATCAATACCTGGACGGTCAAACGCCGGCGGAAACCGAGAAATCACTCAACGAACTGTCCAAGATCGCTTGA